GGTGGCAATGGTGTCAATTTCATTTCGCAGATATAACAGGTCGGAAGTTTCCATGTAATGCTTACTTGAAACATCCGCCAATTTGTGATTGGTAAGCAGGTCAAATTTCCATTTTTCAATTCCGTTTTCAACGGCAACGGCTTTAAACGTACGGCGTAAGTCGTGGGCTGAGACATTCGATTTAATGGCCTCAGATATTTTTTTCATGGGAGTCCGTACCTCTTTTATATGGCCGTACTTACCTTTGGAAGCAAACACATATTCATTGACCTTGGGGCGACTGTTTTCGATTTGGCAGGCAAGATCCGAAAGAGGAAATGTAACTTCGTGATGGTTTTTGGGGTCGTCTAAATACCACCATTTTTCCTCCGTATTTACCAGATCCCAGGTCAAGGCCATGGCTTCATCCACACGACAACCGGACCCGTCTATTTTTTCCCCTACCCTGGCCTGCGCAAAAAATATTTTCTTCTTGGATGTGACCTTCAAGGCAAATCCGGCTAAGTCATTATCCCCAAAAAATACGTTTTCCCTACTGGTGCAAGTGCAGTGTCATCTATGAAACGCTTTGTTAATGAGGCTTTCTGCATATCGTCACCTTTTGCTTTATTCCAAAGCAGCATGCAAATAGCATGCATTTTAGGTTAAATGAGCTAAATCAGATCAATTCAGATTAAACTCAATATCCCACTGAAAGCCTTTAATGTCAAAGGTTATCAACGTTTATTAATCTTCATTAAGAAGGGTAAAAAAGCATATCCGAGGACTCAAAATCCTCCGGCCTTCGGGCCTTGCGAGTTCAAGTCTCGCCTCCGGTACCAAGCATATCAGGGCTTTCAGCGTTTTAGCTGGAAGCCTTTTTATTTTGGATTTGGGTCCACTGTGCCCGAAATTGTGCCCAACTGATTTTTCAGGTATTTTTCCTGTTTTCTGGCAACTACCATCAAATCATCTTCACTGACAACGTTGTAACGCTCAAAAACGGCTCTGGTTTTATGACCTGAAATCATCATAGCGACTCTTTCCGGGATACCTGATCTAACCATGTTTCTAACAGCGGGCCTTCGAAGATCATGGAAAATGCGACCTGGAACACCCGCTTCTTTACATGCAGTTTTCCAGGACTTCCGAAAATCTTTTATCGGACCGGTCCCTGGTCTATTCGAAAAAACGTTTGGGATAATCTTCTTTCCTGCCTTTGAGAGTTGTCGCTGGGCATCAAAAATCTCCAAAAGCTCATCATCCAGATAAATAGTGCGCAGTTGGCAGGCACCATAGAAAGGATGGTCCGTATATTCTTTGTCGATTAGACTCATTATTTCAAGATTTTCCGGGGATTCCTGATTTACCTGGATTTGACGATAATAGCTGGACCGTGACAGGCCTATCAACTCACATTGTTTCTGAATGCCAAGCTTTGGATGCTTTGGCTGAATACACTGCTTTTTTTCTTTTAAAGTCTTCATAGATGACCTGTATTTTTTTAACCAATCCAACTCTACTTGAAGTTTTCCAACTTTTTGGAAAAAGCGATCTCATTTGCGGTTTGATTGCCTTTTATTGCTGTCTGCTGAAATTCATTAGCGTTCTGCTAAAACCGCTGAAGGTTGATCGAATACCCTTGGACCAGATATTCTTTTAACCGCTGGGTGGCCCAAATACGAAATTTAGTCCCTCAGTTTATGGAGTGTTTCGGTTCATTTAGCACCCAGACAATCACAAAAAACTAACCCACGACGGTATTTTGACATATGCACTTATGGCCCGATTTTAACTTTAAAAACATTGATATTATTCAATATTCTACAATATAGGGGTTTGTTTTTACAATATCTATCTAAAATCCGATTGCAGGCACCCCGTCGCACATACTTTTTAATTCTTTGTTTTTCTGGTGAAGTCGTGGCAATATTATAAATTTTAGAATTTGAAAGGAATGTAATGAACGAAGATAAAAAGGA
This window of the uncultured Desulfobacter sp. genome carries:
- a CDS encoding tyrosine-type recombinase/integrase codes for the protein MKTLKEKKQCIQPKHPKLGIQKQCELIGLSRSSYYRQIQVNQESPENLEIMSLIDKEYTDHPFYGACQLRTIYLDDELLEIFDAQRQLSKAGKKIIPNVFSNRPGTGPIKDFRKSWKTACKEAGVPGRIFHDLRRPAVRNMVRSGIPERVAMMISGHKTRAVFERYNVVSEDDLMVVARKQEKYLKNQLGTISGTVDPNPK
- a CDS encoding tyrosine-type recombinase/integrase, with amino-acid sequence MKVTSKKKIFFAQARVGEKIDGSGCRVDEAMALTWDLVNTEEKWWYLDDPKNHHEVTFPLSDLACQIENSRPKVNEYVFASKGKYGHIKEVRTPMKKISEAIKSNVSAHDLRRTFKAVAVENGIEKWKFDLLTNHKLADVSSKHYMETSDLLYLRNEIDTIATWIVEQALIAGADNVISMPNRKKA